One region of Microbacterium sp. M28 genomic DNA includes:
- a CDS encoding EamA family transporter: MIATYTIWDAHAVRTWSINPVAYMVGTCVAEVLVYTVLLRRRRAETVALARLQWRRIIAFAVLSPLSYILVLYAITIAPVALVAPLRELSVVLVSLFGAFVLKEPHPGRRIVAAAVVVVGIVLLAL, translated from the coding sequence ATGATCGCGACGTACACGATCTGGGATGCCCACGCCGTGCGCACGTGGTCGATCAACCCCGTGGCGTACATGGTGGGCACGTGCGTGGCGGAGGTTCTGGTCTACACCGTCCTGCTGCGCAGGCGTCGCGCGGAGACGGTCGCACTCGCCCGGCTGCAGTGGCGGAGGATCATCGCGTTCGCCGTGCTGTCGCCGTTGTCCTACATCCTGGTGCTGTACGCGATCACGATCGCTCCCGTAGCGCTGGTGGCCCCGTTGCGTGAGCTCAGCGTGGTGCTCGTGAGCCTGTTCGGTGCGTTCGTGCTGAAGGAACCGCACCCGGGTCGGCGGATCGTCGCGGCCGCGGTCGTGGTCGTGGGCATCGTCCTCCTCGCGCTGTGA
- a CDS encoding carboxypeptidase-like regulatory domain-containing protein produces MTPPAGYTVQTAPPAITIDIGDTAPIENVDAVLNENPSLSGQVTIGAGVPGVTLQLQGPSGPLTTVTDANGEYTFPRLPVGDYVVSITQDDIPAGTYIYTASRSHPVEGDVTDADFALGRYGTVLGAVLDDTGAPVPGVTLDVTSVGESSSVTTGGDGTYSVSDLRTGQHTIAVAAPEGWEIQGPATITVTVTGRRRDLRRSELHSRRRRSRRGGCRGRRRSRG; encoded by the coding sequence GTGACACCACCGGCGGGGTACACGGTGCAGACCGCCCCACCGGCGATCACGATCGACATCGGAGACACAGCGCCGATCGAGAACGTCGACGCCGTGCTGAACGAGAACCCGTCGCTGTCCGGACAGGTGACGATCGGCGCAGGCGTCCCGGGTGTCACCCTGCAGCTGCAGGGACCGAGTGGACCGCTGACGACCGTCACGGACGCGAACGGCGAGTACACGTTCCCGAGGCTGCCCGTGGGCGACTACGTCGTCAGCATCACCCAGGACGACATCCCCGCCGGGACGTACATCTACACGGCATCCCGGTCGCACCCGGTCGAAGGCGACGTGACCGACGCCGACTTCGCTCTGGGCCGGTACGGCACGGTGCTCGGCGCTGTCCTGGATGACACCGGCGCTCCGGTACCCGGTGTGACCCTGGACGTCACCTCGGTCGGTGAATCGTCCTCGGTCACGACCGGCGGAGACGGCACCTACAGCGTCAGCGATCTGCGCACCGGCCAGCACACCATCGCGGTCGCCGCACCCGAGGGATGGGAGATCCAGGGCCCCGCGACGATCACCGTCACGGTGACGGGACGCCGGCGAGATCTACGTCGATCAGAACTTCACTCTCGTCGCCGTCGATCCCGGCGGGGCGGATGCCGCGGCCGACGCAGGAGCCGGGGCTGA
- a CDS encoding response regulator transcription factor: MLIRHVREASSGAHDAAALEPLTDRETEVLDRLAAGMSNAEIAQALIVSEGTVKAHLGRIMSKWHVRDRVQILVTAARAGLIDFR; encoded by the coding sequence ATGCTCATCCGGCACGTCCGCGAGGCATCGTCCGGTGCCCACGACGCCGCGGCCCTCGAACCCCTCACCGACCGCGAGACCGAGGTGCTCGACCGCCTGGCCGCCGGGATGTCGAACGCCGAGATCGCACAGGCGCTCATCGTCTCGGAGGGCACGGTCAAGGCGCACCTCGGCCGCATCATGTCCAAGTGGCACGTGCGCGACCGGGTGCAGATCCTGGTCACCGCCGCGCGGGCCGGTCTGATCGACTTCCGCTGA
- a CDS encoding isopeptide-forming domain-containing fimbrial protein, with translation MPQDVRRSRLRGLAMAVSGLLAVSLLGIVVDTAQAPPAAAVQDPTVCQNTVALENGGFESPIVPAGRYSLLDESAVPGWWTNDVQNKIEIWSSGFNGVPSAEGRQFAELNAYSASQLYQDLPTTPGQTLSWSLQHRGRQGTDTMRVLIGTPGGTLTQSGPIISDGNTAWGTHTGTYTVPAGQTTTRFAFEAVTSVGGLGVGNLLDNITFGTGPCLISDKTVANVTSAGADAEVGDVLRYTVTTRNDGGNPARQTVATDVLDPGLDFVPGSLQIVNGAGTGSLTDAVGDDRGEYDTAARTVRVRLGDQGSSTAGGAILTGTSTTYSFEARVNQEAAATTILNEAQVAFRDDVVGQNRVSTTQTTETPVAPAADLAITKVLDTSPLVAGGPVSYTLTVTNNGPQPAADFSVYDPIPAALTDVQAQTTSGSCVVTGSVNCAGGPLGVATRPRSRSPERFRRMRRRGPRSSTPRRSSRAPPTPTSRTTSPPHPASSSQQPTSRSRRPSRRGRRWRGRTSCTRW, from the coding sequence GTGCCCCAGGACGTTCGCAGGAGTCGCCTACGCGGCCTCGCCATGGCGGTCAGCGGTCTGCTGGCCGTGTCGCTGCTCGGCATCGTCGTGGACACCGCGCAGGCGCCGCCCGCCGCCGCCGTTCAGGATCCCACCGTCTGTCAGAACACCGTCGCGCTCGAGAACGGCGGGTTCGAGTCTCCCATCGTTCCCGCCGGGCGCTACTCGCTCCTAGACGAGAGCGCCGTCCCCGGCTGGTGGACCAACGACGTCCAGAACAAGATCGAGATCTGGAGCAGCGGGTTCAACGGCGTCCCGTCGGCCGAGGGCCGGCAGTTCGCCGAACTCAACGCGTATAGCGCAAGCCAGCTCTATCAGGACCTGCCGACGACACCCGGCCAGACCCTGTCGTGGTCGCTCCAGCACCGCGGACGCCAAGGCACCGACACCATGCGGGTGCTGATCGGCACACCGGGCGGAACACTCACTCAGTCCGGACCGATCATCTCGGACGGCAACACCGCGTGGGGCACGCATACCGGCACGTACACGGTGCCGGCCGGACAGACGACCACCCGGTTCGCGTTCGAAGCGGTCACGTCCGTCGGTGGACTAGGCGTCGGCAATCTCCTGGACAACATCACCTTCGGTACCGGGCCGTGCCTGATCAGCGACAAGACGGTCGCCAACGTCACCAGCGCGGGGGCGGATGCCGAGGTCGGCGACGTGCTGCGCTATACCGTCACCACGCGCAACGACGGCGGCAACCCCGCACGGCAGACCGTGGCGACGGACGTCCTGGATCCGGGGCTGGACTTCGTCCCCGGTTCGCTGCAGATCGTGAACGGTGCGGGCACCGGCTCGCTGACGGATGCCGTGGGCGATGACCGGGGCGAGTACGACACGGCTGCACGGACGGTGCGCGTCAGGCTCGGCGACCAGGGATCCTCCACCGCTGGCGGTGCGATCCTCACGGGTACCAGCACCACCTACTCCTTCGAGGCGCGCGTCAATCAGGAAGCGGCCGCGACGACCATTCTCAACGAGGCGCAGGTCGCGTTCCGCGACGACGTGGTCGGACAGAACAGGGTGTCGACGACGCAGACGACCGAGACACCCGTCGCCCCCGCGGCCGACCTCGCGATCACCAAGGTCCTCGACACATCTCCGCTCGTCGCGGGCGGCCCGGTCAGTTACACGCTGACCGTCACGAACAACGGCCCGCAGCCCGCCGCGGACTTCTCCGTCTATGACCCGATCCCCGCCGCGCTGACCGACGTGCAGGCGCAGACGACATCCGGGTCGTGCGTGGTGACCGGCAGTGTGAACTGCGCGGGCGGCCCGCTCGGTGTGGCGACGAGGCCGAGATCACGATCACCGGAACGCTTTCGGCGGATGCGCCGTCGGGGTCCGCGGTCGTCAACACCGCGCAGGTCGAGTCGAGCACCACCGACACCGACCAGTCGAACAACATCTCCACCGCATCCGGCATCGTCGAGTCAGCAGCCGACGTCTCGATCGAGAAGACCTTCACGCCGGGGACGCCGGTGGCGGGGGAGAACGTCGTGTACACGATGGTGA
- a CDS encoding DUF11 domain-containing protein, giving the protein MYTMVTSNSGPSSATDVVITDPLDPATTFVSATSDAGTCDFDGSVVSCDLGTLAPGSSVETTVTVTLAPDVDAAVQNTATATSSASDGDATNNASSTSFAPTIVADLAVTKQASAATVTAGDTFTYTVDVSNVGPSVAQNAVLTDTVPQGMTVESVATAPDGICASTAIGIRCDWATIEPGETETVTITVLVDANTPAGTLTNTASVASPADDADTTNNSASADVTVVQSADLGVQKTATPTTGVPGTPQSFTITVTNDGPSTARGVSVADFLPEGFIDPTTPTEGCQITGSVGTCLLGDLEPGATRTVTVNGVIAADATGTISNTVTAATTTTDPNGDNYSATVDVPLAPSADVSLTKTTSTPSVALDGDVTYVVTVRNDGPSTATGVVVTDVVEDGIALVDGTATAGTWSIDGWVVGTMQPGAEESLTISAVATAEGTFTNTATASAETPDPDAGDLTGSAEVTVAAAANLSIEKTAAPASVEVGEQITYTLTVNNAGPNAAIDMVISDPLPAELIDPTTTTPGCSFVGNEFRCEVPSFPAASGGQLVYTATVDPATASTSVTNTASVFATTADPDTTDNTASTTTPITGTGAIELTKTAGVPTDVDGDGAIGVGDEIPYDFTVTNVGPTTVSGVVIDDPLLGGPQTCAALEGTTLQPTDAVDCGPYATC; this is encoded by the coding sequence GTGTACACGATGGTGACGTCGAACTCCGGTCCGTCGTCGGCGACGGATGTCGTGATCACCGACCCGCTCGACCCCGCCACGACGTTCGTGAGCGCCACATCGGATGCCGGGACCTGCGACTTCGACGGCTCCGTCGTGTCGTGCGACCTCGGCACGCTCGCCCCCGGCTCGTCCGTCGAGACCACCGTCACCGTCACGCTCGCGCCGGACGTCGATGCCGCCGTGCAGAACACGGCCACGGCGACATCGTCGGCCTCGGACGGCGACGCCACCAACAACGCCTCCTCGACCAGCTTCGCCCCGACGATCGTGGCGGATCTCGCCGTGACGAAGCAGGCATCGGCCGCGACCGTGACGGCAGGAGACACGTTCACGTACACGGTCGACGTCAGCAACGTCGGCCCGTCCGTCGCCCAGAACGCCGTGCTCACCGATACCGTCCCGCAGGGGATGACGGTGGAGTCGGTCGCCACGGCACCGGACGGCATATGCGCGTCGACGGCGATCGGCATCCGCTGCGACTGGGCCACGATCGAACCGGGCGAGACGGAGACCGTGACGATCACGGTGCTGGTCGATGCGAACACCCCGGCCGGCACCCTCACGAACACGGCATCCGTGGCCTCACCCGCGGACGATGCCGACACGACGAACAACTCCGCGTCCGCCGATGTGACCGTCGTCCAGAGCGCAGACCTGGGGGTGCAGAAGACGGCGACGCCGACCACCGGCGTGCCGGGCACGCCCCAGTCCTTCACGATCACCGTGACCAATGACGGACCCTCCACGGCGCGCGGCGTCTCGGTGGCGGACTTCCTCCCCGAAGGGTTCATCGACCCGACGACGCCCACGGAAGGCTGCCAGATCACCGGTTCGGTGGGCACCTGCCTGCTCGGCGACCTCGAACCGGGGGCGACCCGGACGGTCACGGTCAACGGCGTCATCGCCGCCGACGCGACCGGGACGATCAGCAACACCGTCACAGCGGCGACGACGACCACTGATCCGAACGGCGACAACTACTCGGCCACGGTCGACGTGCCGCTTGCGCCGTCCGCGGATGTGTCGCTGACGAAGACGACGTCGACGCCGTCTGTCGCACTCGACGGTGATGTGACCTATGTCGTCACCGTGCGCAACGACGGGCCGTCGACGGCGACCGGGGTCGTCGTGACGGACGTCGTCGAGGACGGCATCGCGCTCGTCGACGGCACAGCCACCGCGGGCACCTGGTCGATCGACGGCTGGGTCGTGGGAACGATGCAGCCCGGCGCCGAGGAATCGCTCACGATCTCCGCGGTCGCGACGGCGGAGGGTACGTTCACCAATACCGCGACGGCCTCCGCGGAGACCCCGGATCCGGACGCGGGTGATCTGACCGGCAGCGCGGAGGTGACGGTCGCGGCCGCTGCCAACCTGTCGATCGAGAAGACCGCCGCCCCGGCATCCGTCGAGGTGGGCGAGCAGATCACCTACACCCTGACCGTGAACAACGCCGGTCCGAACGCGGCGATCGACATGGTCATCTCCGACCCGCTTCCGGCCGAGCTCATCGATCCGACCACGACCACCCCCGGGTGCTCGTTCGTCGGCAACGAGTTCCGCTGCGAGGTGCCGTCATTCCCGGCGGCATCGGGTGGGCAGCTGGTGTACACGGCGACCGTGGATCCGGCGACGGCATCCACGAGCGTGACCAACACCGCATCCGTCTTCGCCACCACGGCCGACCCGGACACGACCGACAACACGGCGTCCACGACGACGCCGATCACCGGCACCGGTGCGATCGAGCTCACCAAGACGGCCGGGGTCCCGACGGACGTGGACGGCGACGGTGCGATCGGCGTCGGCGACGAGATCCCGTACGACTTCACGGTCACGAACGTCGGGCCGACCACGGTGAGCGGCGTGGTGATCGACGACCCGCTGCTGGGCGGCCCGCAGACCTGCGCTGCGTTGGAGGGTACGACGCTGCAGCCGACGGATGCCGTGGACTGCGGACCGTACGCGACGTGCTGA
- a CDS encoding carboxypeptidase regulatory-like domain-containing protein, with amino-acid sequence MRARPPRTSATRTASTTAPPAVAGKPSCTGDAADVPTWDPDALTLTGNTQAIDTSGAAAWFEPTVSLSSLTIEFTRRSGFPVYQTWFSVFARDITGTVTDTDAAAPVEGATLTLTDANGDTLATTTSGPGGAYAFPGQIATDGYTVTVTPPTGQIAVVGSGTADLRSADAVVDLSVRDIVPVAVSGTVRDSDGNPVPGATVTIPRTPVLSRSRRALTARTCSTKCRSAHGSPR; translated from the coding sequence GTGCGCGCGCGACCGCCGCGGACCTCGGCTACCAGGACAGCTTCAACTACTGCGCCGCCGGCTGTCGCAGGAAAGCCGTCGTGCACGGGCGACGCCGCCGACGTTCCGACCTGGGATCCCGACGCGCTCACCCTCACCGGCAACACGCAGGCGATCGACACGTCGGGTGCCGCCGCATGGTTCGAGCCGACCGTCTCGCTGTCGTCACTGACGATCGAGTTCACGCGCCGCTCCGGATTCCCCGTGTACCAGACCTGGTTCTCCGTCTTCGCCCGCGACATCACGGGCACGGTGACCGACACGGATGCCGCAGCGCCCGTCGAGGGTGCAACCCTCACGTTGACAGACGCGAACGGCGACACCCTCGCCACGACGACGTCCGGGCCCGGCGGCGCCTATGCGTTCCCTGGTCAGATCGCGACCGACGGCTACACCGTGACGGTGACGCCGCCCACCGGCCAGATCGCCGTGGTCGGCTCCGGTACGGCGGACCTTCGCAGCGCGGATGCCGTCGTCGACCTGTCCGTCCGGGACATCGTCCCCGTGGCTGTCTCCGGAACGGTGCGGGACTCGGACGGCAACCCTGTTCCCGGTGCGACCGTCACGATTCCACGGACGCCGGTGCTCTCACGATCACGACGGGCCCTGACGGCACGTACCTGTTCGACGAAGTGCCGGTCGGCACATGGCAGCCCGAGGTGA
- a CDS encoding DUF11 domain-containing protein, which translates to MDANGDATVSAGDTVQFRFTVTNTGAVTVTDIAIDDPKLGGAVACDVPDLAPGASFTCGPVVYTITADEAKAGAVTNAATVTALAGATVVSASDSVTVELPELAVTGGVVVGLGWAILLIALGLLGLLIARIRRTRLV; encoded by the coding sequence GTGGATGCGAACGGCGACGCGACGGTCAGCGCCGGCGACACCGTGCAGTTCCGGTTCACCGTGACGAACACCGGTGCCGTGACCGTGACCGACATCGCCATCGACGACCCGAAGCTGGGCGGTGCGGTCGCCTGCGACGTTCCGGATCTCGCACCGGGCGCGTCGTTCACGTGCGGACCCGTCGTGTACACGATCACGGCCGATGAGGCGAAGGCCGGTGCGGTGACGAACGCCGCGACGGTGACGGCGCTCGCGGGAGCGACGGTGGTGTCGGCATCCGACTCCGTCACGGTCGAGCTGCCGGAACTCGCCGTCACCGGCGGCGTCGTGGTCGGGCTCGGCTGGGCGATCCTGCTGATCGCGCTCGGGCTGCTCGGGCTGCTGATCGCGCGGATCCGCCGCACAAGACTGGTGTGA